One genomic window of Rhodopirellula halodulae includes the following:
- a CDS encoding PSD1 and planctomycete cytochrome C domain-containing protein: MSRREFNARSRALDHAFPIRRPVISTRLTAYSFQHIGEASRAGQLLIALTLFGIAFSMACVGNAEEVSFSRDVLPVLSDRCFHCHGPDEENREAGLRLDVESAAKEDLGGYAAITPNDLEASEIWNRITSDDEYEVMPPPDSHRKPLTEREREAVRQWIEQGAPWGKHWSFEPIQRPSLPELNVTKSSSSEAVTADESTHPIDSFVIARLADEDRTLSPPADSITQLRRLAFDLTGMSPTPEQIKRYQTRLRDGDPTAWTQAIEEMLESPHHAERMAMWWLDAARYSDSDGFQQDATRENWPWRDWVIEQFAQNRPFDEFTIEQFAGDLLPGATPEQKLATCFHRNHMTNGEGGRDPEESRIDYVIDRVNTTGTVWLGLTLGCVQCHTHKFDPITHHDYYSLSAFFNSIDEDGRAGMNAKPYLEYESPKAKQQSEAFAAFVKECEQFESAEKERAIQRFDAWLNDFQTNLPNEHVVWHTPQPTVSGVEGTQFQVEDNQIVQTTGPKTMHDDYRIVLSLPDDLPRVTGIRLEVFPHESHVDGRFSRDGNGEFTLTNVLTMGRRDGSPSETQIDLVRATADVEADKKRETKWDTRYSHIKETLNDDARDGWTTEGVKKIEPHVGVYELDSPWETQPGDQFIVLLRHRSTHGHANIGRFRISLTSEYGETVHRVDGGSPLKELVEFLRRQNVQSEADNSDASDAEPNSLVQLDDQLRKRLLDQYLVSDEAYQQASQRLSRARKQQKDLQRQSKPRRVMVLSEREKARDTHVLVRGVWDAKGDVVQRAVLPSVLPRPAEETQTRLDLANWIVDRENPLTARVIVNHLWQLMFGNGLVRTPGDFGLQGELPTHPKLLDWLAVELLDNDWDLNHVLRLIATSQTYRQSSVATPEMLQWDPENRMLARAPRFRLPAWMIRDNALRVSGLLTPTIGGPPVLPYQPDGVWAEITMGRFDYQPSVGPPQYRRTLYAFWRRSSAPTFLFDSAQRRVCEVGVRRTNTPLHALTLMNDTTMLEASRALADEAVAEANESISNSDASKTAWMDQANTIAMRVLSRELSQDELMSLQSVWDRALAYYDKHPESAVSYCTVGQRPPPTLEHAPPTAAWQTTASLLLNLDEAMTRE, from the coding sequence ATGAGCCGTCGCGAATTCAACGCACGATCCCGTGCCCTTGATCACGCCTTTCCAATTCGACGGCCAGTGATCAGCACGCGTTTAACCGCTTACTCGTTCCAACACATCGGCGAAGCATCGCGTGCGGGCCAATTGTTGATCGCTCTGACCTTGTTCGGCATAGCCTTCTCGATGGCGTGCGTTGGCAATGCGGAGGAGGTCTCGTTTTCTCGCGATGTCTTGCCGGTGCTGTCGGACCGATGCTTTCATTGTCATGGTCCAGACGAAGAAAACCGTGAAGCCGGTTTGCGTTTGGACGTCGAATCGGCGGCCAAGGAAGACTTGGGCGGGTATGCCGCGATCACTCCCAATGATTTGGAAGCCAGCGAGATTTGGAACCGCATCACGTCCGATGACGAATACGAAGTCATGCCGCCTCCGGATTCGCATCGCAAACCGTTGACGGAACGCGAACGCGAGGCAGTCCGCCAATGGATTGAACAGGGAGCTCCCTGGGGAAAGCATTGGTCGTTCGAACCGATTCAACGTCCCAGTCTCCCAGAGCTGAACGTAACGAAATCGAGTTCATCAGAGGCCGTGACTGCGGACGAATCAACTCACCCGATCGACTCGTTTGTCATTGCTCGACTCGCGGACGAAGACCGAACGCTGAGCCCTCCGGCCGATTCAATCACGCAGCTTCGACGATTGGCATTTGATCTGACGGGAATGTCACCCACTCCCGAGCAAATCAAACGCTATCAAACGCGATTGCGGGATGGTGACCCAACCGCTTGGACGCAGGCCATCGAAGAAATGCTGGAATCGCCCCACCACGCCGAACGAATGGCGATGTGGTGGTTGGACGCGGCCCGATACTCCGATTCCGACGGGTTCCAACAAGACGCAACCCGAGAAAACTGGCCATGGCGCGACTGGGTGATCGAACAATTCGCTCAGAATCGACCGTTTGACGAGTTCACGATCGAACAATTTGCCGGCGATTTGCTGCCAGGCGCGACTCCTGAGCAGAAGTTGGCAACCTGCTTTCATCGCAATCACATGACCAACGGCGAAGGCGGTCGCGACCCCGAAGAATCTCGCATCGATTACGTGATTGATCGAGTCAACACGACCGGCACGGTCTGGCTGGGACTGACGCTTGGCTGCGTGCAGTGTCACACGCACAAGTTCGATCCCATCACGCATCACGATTACTACTCGCTGTCCGCCTTCTTCAACAGCATTGATGAGGACGGGCGGGCGGGGATGAATGCCAAACCGTACCTCGAATACGAATCCCCCAAAGCGAAACAACAATCCGAAGCATTCGCGGCTTTTGTTAAAGAATGCGAACAGTTCGAGTCTGCTGAAAAAGAGCGGGCGATCCAGCGCTTCGACGCGTGGTTGAACGACTTTCAAACGAATCTGCCAAACGAACATGTTGTCTGGCACACACCGCAACCAACGGTCAGCGGCGTGGAAGGAACGCAGTTCCAAGTCGAAGACAATCAGATCGTCCAGACCACAGGCCCCAAAACGATGCATGATGATTATCGCATCGTTCTGTCGCTGCCAGACGACCTACCTCGCGTGACGGGCATCCGCCTCGAAGTCTTTCCGCACGAATCGCACGTGGACGGTCGCTTCTCACGGGATGGCAACGGTGAGTTCACACTCACCAATGTTCTGACCATGGGACGCCGTGACGGCAGCCCGTCGGAAACCCAGATCGACTTAGTACGAGCCACCGCGGACGTGGAGGCCGACAAAAAACGTGAAACCAAGTGGGACACACGGTACAGCCACATCAAAGAGACGCTGAATGATGACGCGCGTGACGGATGGACCACCGAAGGAGTCAAAAAGATCGAACCTCACGTCGGCGTGTACGAGCTTGATTCGCCTTGGGAAACCCAACCCGGCGACCAATTCATCGTGCTTCTGCGTCACCGTTCGACTCACGGGCACGCGAACATTGGCCGATTCCGAATTTCACTGACCTCGGAGTACGGCGAAACAGTCCACCGAGTTGACGGCGGATCACCGCTGAAAGAATTAGTCGAATTTCTGCGGCGGCAGAACGTGCAAAGCGAAGCCGACAACTCGGATGCTTCGGACGCGGAACCAAATTCGCTTGTTCAATTGGATGACCAACTACGCAAACGTTTGTTGGACCAGTATTTGGTGTCCGACGAAGCCTATCAACAGGCGAGCCAACGTTTGTCGCGGGCTCGCAAGCAACAGAAAGACCTCCAACGACAATCAAAGCCACGTCGCGTGATGGTCTTGAGCGAGCGTGAAAAAGCTCGTGACACGCACGTCTTGGTTCGCGGCGTTTGGGATGCGAAAGGCGACGTTGTTCAACGAGCTGTCCTGCCGAGCGTGTTGCCACGACCGGCCGAAGAAACCCAGACACGTTTGGATTTGGCCAACTGGATCGTTGATCGTGAAAATCCGCTGACCGCACGGGTCATTGTCAATCATCTTTGGCAATTGATGTTCGGCAACGGGTTGGTGCGAACGCCGGGTGACTTTGGCTTGCAAGGCGAGTTGCCAACCCATCCCAAATTGCTCGATTGGTTGGCCGTTGAGTTGCTGGACAACGACTGGGATTTGAATCACGTGCTTCGATTGATCGCGACCAGTCAAACGTACCGGCAAAGCAGCGTCGCAACGCCGGAGATGCTGCAGTGGGATCCAGAAAATCGAATGCTGGCCCGCGCCCCGCGATTCCGATTGCCGGCCTGGATGATTCGTGACAATGCATTGCGAGTGTCCGGTTTGCTCACGCCCACCATCGGCGGCCCTCCCGTGTTGCCGTACCAACCCGACGGGGTTTGGGCGGAAATCACGATGGGACGGTTCGACTATCAACCCAGTGTCGGACCGCCTCAATACCGCCGCACTTTGTACGCATTCTGGCGTCGCAGCAGTGCTCCCACGTTTTTGTTCGACAGTGCACAGCGTCGGGTTTGCGAAGTCGGGGTGCGGCGCACCAACACTCCGCTGCATGCACTGACACTGATGAACGACACGACCATGTTGGAAGCATCGCGAGCATTGGCCGACGAAGCGGTTGCCGAGGCCAACGAATCCATATCGAATTCGGATGCGAGCAAGACCGCTTGGATGGATCAAGCCAACACGATTGCCATGCGAGTCCTCTCGCGTGAATTATCGCAGGACGAACTGATGTCACTGCAATCGGTTTGGGACCGAGCCTTGGCTTACTACGACAAGCATCCCGAATCGGCAGTGAGCTACTGCACCGTGGGCCAGCGTCCTCCGCCGACGCTCGAGCACGCACCGCCGACCGCGGCTTGGCAAACCACCGCCAGCCTGTTGCTGAACTTGGACGAAGCCATGACCCGCGAATAG
- a CDS encoding DUF1501 domain-containing protein, translating into MLPSKLPSNAMQLGRRSFLGQAGLNFGALAAGVMLGDELAAKSLEKELPHFAPKAKRVIFLTQSGGPSQIELFDHKPELPKLAGTELPDSVRQGQRLTGMTKNQKQLILPAITKFHRHGECGRLIGEWLPHIGSISDELCFVKSMVTDEINHAPAMTKFLTGHQLPGRPSFGAWASYGLGTMNRNLPDYVVLISKMKRGSDQPLYDHYWGSGFLPSKHQGVKLRSAKDPVLYLNDPDGFPRELRREMLDGLASLNRSHHEQTLDPEIETRISQYEMAFRMQTSIPELTDLSDESDETFELYGPDSRRPGSYAANCILARRLAERDVRFIQLFHPDWDHHSRLSSWCVSRCVDTDQPSAALVMDLKRRGLLDDTLVIWGGEFGRGVAGQGKWDSPEAGRDHHPRCFTIWMAGAGIKPGFSYGETDDFSYNVAENPVHVRDLHATALHVLGIDHERFTHRYQGLDFKLTGVEPSQVVHDLLS; encoded by the coding sequence ATGCTTCCCTCAAAGCTTCCTTCGAACGCAATGCAACTTGGCCGCCGAAGTTTTCTCGGCCAAGCCGGATTGAATTTCGGTGCGTTGGCCGCTGGCGTCATGCTCGGCGACGAATTGGCAGCCAAAAGCCTTGAAAAGGAACTGCCGCACTTCGCTCCGAAAGCCAAGCGAGTCATTTTCCTGACTCAGTCAGGCGGGCCGTCACAGATCGAATTGTTCGATCACAAACCGGAGCTGCCGAAACTTGCCGGGACCGAATTGCCCGATAGCGTCCGACAAGGACAACGACTGACGGGGATGACGAAGAACCAGAAGCAGTTGATCTTGCCGGCGATCACCAAGTTTCACCGCCACGGTGAATGCGGTCGCTTGATCGGTGAATGGCTGCCGCACATCGGTTCAATCTCCGACGAGTTGTGCTTCGTCAAATCCATGGTGACCGACGAGATCAATCACGCACCCGCGATGACGAAGTTTTTGACCGGCCATCAACTGCCCGGACGTCCCAGCTTCGGTGCTTGGGCGAGTTACGGCTTGGGAACCATGAATCGCAACTTGCCCGATTACGTGGTGCTGATCTCCAAAATGAAACGAGGCAGCGATCAACCGCTCTACGATCATTATTGGGGCAGTGGTTTCCTTCCATCCAAACATCAAGGCGTCAAGCTGCGTAGTGCAAAGGATCCGGTCCTCTATTTGAACGATCCGGACGGTTTTCCTCGCGAACTTCGGCGTGAAATGCTGGACGGTTTGGCGAGCCTCAACCGTTCGCATCATGAACAAACACTCGACCCTGAAATTGAAACGCGAATATCGCAGTACGAAATGGCGTTTCGGATGCAAACCAGCATCCCCGAATTGACCGACCTCAGCGACGAATCAGACGAAACGTTTGAATTGTACGGCCCCGATTCCCGACGTCCGGGAAGCTATGCCGCGAACTGCATCTTGGCGCGTCGCTTGGCCGAGCGAGACGTTCGGTTCATTCAGTTGTTTCATCCGGATTGGGATCACCATTCGCGTTTGAGTTCTTGGTGCGTGTCGCGTTGCGTGGACACGGACCAACCCAGTGCCGCGTTGGTGATGGATTTGAAACGCCGGGGGTTGTTGGACGACACGCTGGTGATCTGGGGTGGTGAGTTCGGTCGTGGCGTTGCCGGCCAAGGCAAATGGGATTCGCCGGAAGCCGGTCGCGATCATCATCCGCGATGCTTCACAATTTGGATGGCGGGTGCCGGAATCAAGCCTGGATTCAGCTACGGCGAAACGGACGACTTCAGTTACAACGTGGCCGAAAACCCGGTTCACGTGAGGGATCTGCACGCAACCGCCCTTCATGTTCTTGGAATCGATCACGAACGATTCACCCACCGCTATCAAGGACTGGATTTCAAACTGACCGGCGTAGAACCTTCGCAGGTGGTTCACGATTTGCTGTCTTGA
- a CDS encoding PSD1 and planctomycete cytochrome C domain-containing protein — protein sequence MIATAEDDQSQTLPETIRFNDHIRPIFNAQCTACHGGVKQAGDVSFVYRDKVLPPDGWVIEPGDPEASIIMERITSEDEYEVMPPPEHGPPLSDYEVALVRRWIEQGAKWGEHWAYEKPNAPEMPVVSDVDWCRQSIDRFVLAKLDEKGYAPSQDEIPSRWLRRATLDLTGLPPTPEDVNDFEQTIQDKGEIAYEEAVDRLLQRPEFGERWASVWLDQIRYADSKGLGLDGPRTTWKYRDYVIDAFNRDMPYDEFTIQQIAGDLKKNPSIEDYIATAAHRLTQSNEEGGTDDEEFRVEAILDRVNTTWQVWQGVTFGCVQCHSHPYDPFEHDEYYEFAAFFNNTADSDLNEDWPVLRVPVDPAHYDQAAELDAQIRPLERTIWEQEYATLANAELWNPIKTLSASTNKATQVAVEDKTDHAEFHTVGTVARNTDITLESEFPEGMDQLTAVRFTGMPLDPEKAVSDSEWGFVLSHVEAKLVLPGEEEPKIIEFADVISDEPTPFYDPRKSLDGKSNQGFSAYTRIHYPRSAAFVLKESMPIPDGAKLQFTIKHRVYLLAAFSLVTRRGHLAVSDSEAFQELLANADLKEQRDQLADLKSRRGKINTTTVPVLAEREAHLARPSHVFIRGLFLTKDKEVTPGTPASMPELETEGSADRMALARWLVSDENPLTARVAVNRVWSQIFGIGLVATEEDFGSSGEAPSHPQLLDHLAVRFQNTHQWKFKPLIREILLSRTYRQSSVVTEELKTEDPANRWLARGPRHRLDAETVRDQALAISGLLSDTMHGPPVHPPIPDGVWTPFAGWDKWNTPKTDDGNRYRRSIYTYTKRSIPFPMFAAFDAPSREFCTPRRLRSNTPIQALMTLNDQTFAECAAAFAERMRDESEAVSDQIRSGFERATCREPSAEELTELVQLHQQIEELKTGDPLAMVANVLLNLDEVLTK from the coding sequence ATGATCGCCACGGCCGAGGACGATCAGTCGCAGACCTTGCCGGAGACGATTCGTTTCAACGATCACATCCGACCGATTTTCAACGCGCAGTGCACGGCCTGTCATGGCGGCGTCAAACAAGCCGGCGATGTATCGTTCGTCTATCGCGACAAGGTGCTGCCTCCGGATGGCTGGGTCATTGAACCAGGCGATCCCGAAGCGTCCATCATTATGGAACGCATCACGTCGGAGGACGAATACGAAGTCATGCCTCCGCCGGAGCATGGACCACCGTTGAGCGATTACGAAGTCGCTTTGGTCCGACGATGGATCGAGCAAGGAGCCAAGTGGGGTGAGCACTGGGCCTACGAAAAGCCGAATGCTCCTGAGATGCCGGTGGTCAGCGACGTCGATTGGTGCCGCCAATCCATTGACCGATTCGTCTTGGCCAAGTTGGACGAGAAGGGATATGCCCCGTCGCAGGACGAGATCCCATCGCGTTGGTTGCGGCGGGCCACATTGGACCTGACCGGTTTGCCACCGACGCCGGAAGACGTCAACGATTTCGAGCAAACCATCCAAGACAAAGGCGAAATTGCCTATGAAGAAGCCGTCGACCGACTGCTGCAACGTCCCGAGTTTGGGGAACGCTGGGCAAGTGTTTGGTTGGACCAAATCCGCTACGCCGATTCCAAGGGACTGGGGCTGGACGGTCCACGAACGACGTGGAAGTACCGTGACTATGTCATCGACGCGTTCAACCGTGACATGCCGTATGACGAGTTCACGATTCAGCAGATCGCGGGCGATTTGAAAAAGAACCCGAGCATCGAAGACTACATCGCCACGGCGGCCCATCGTTTGACTCAGTCGAACGAAGAAGGCGGCACCGATGACGAAGAGTTTCGCGTCGAAGCGATCTTGGACCGGGTCAACACGACTTGGCAAGTTTGGCAAGGCGTGACGTTTGGGTGCGTTCAGTGTCACAGCCATCCGTACGACCCGTTTGAACACGATGAGTACTACGAGTTCGCAGCGTTCTTCAACAACACGGCCGACAGTGATCTGAACGAAGATTGGCCGGTGCTGCGAGTCCCAGTCGATCCGGCTCACTATGACCAAGCCGCCGAGTTGGACGCTCAGATCCGTCCATTGGAACGAACCATTTGGGAACAGGAATACGCGACGCTCGCCAATGCGGAATTGTGGAATCCGATCAAAACCTTGTCGGCGTCCACCAACAAAGCCACCCAAGTCGCGGTGGAAGACAAAACGGACCACGCCGAATTTCACACCGTTGGCACCGTCGCCAGAAACACGGACATCACGTTGGAATCGGAATTCCCGGAAGGAATGGATCAACTGACCGCGGTCCGCTTCACGGGCATGCCGCTGGATCCTGAAAAGGCCGTTTCGGACTCCGAATGGGGATTCGTGTTGTCACACGTGGAAGCCAAATTGGTTCTGCCCGGTGAGGAAGAGCCGAAGATCATCGAGTTCGCCGATGTGATCTCGGACGAGCCGACACCGTTCTACGATCCGAGAAAGAGTTTGGATGGAAAATCGAATCAAGGGTTCTCCGCCTACACCCGAATCCACTACCCACGTTCCGCTGCATTTGTGCTGAAGGAGTCCATGCCGATTCCGGACGGTGCGAAGTTGCAGTTCACGATCAAGCACCGCGTCTATTTGTTGGCCGCGTTCTCACTGGTCACGCGGCGTGGTCACTTGGCGGTATCCGACAGCGAAGCGTTCCAAGAGCTTCTTGCCAATGCCGACTTGAAAGAGCAACGTGACCAACTCGCGGACCTGAAATCGCGACGTGGCAAGATCAACACGACGACCGTTCCGGTGTTGGCTGAACGAGAAGCTCACTTGGCTCGCCCGAGCCACGTTTTCATTCGCGGGTTGTTTTTGACCAAAGACAAAGAGGTGACCCCCGGCACGCCCGCTTCGATGCCGGAGCTGGAAACGGAAGGTTCCGCCGACCGCATGGCACTCGCGCGATGGTTGGTCAGTGATGAGAATCCTCTCACAGCTCGCGTCGCGGTGAACCGCGTTTGGTCCCAGATCTTTGGAATTGGATTGGTTGCCACCGAAGAAGATTTCGGCTCCTCCGGTGAGGCTCCTTCGCACCCGCAATTGCTAGATCACTTGGCGGTTCGGTTTCAGAACACTCATCAATGGAAGTTCAAACCGTTGATTCGCGAAATTCTGCTTTCACGGACTTACCGACAATCCAGCGTTGTCACCGAAGAACTGAAGACCGAGGATCCGGCCAACCGTTGGCTAGCCCGTGGTCCTCGCCACCGCTTGGATGCGGAAACCGTTCGCGATCAGGCGTTGGCGATTTCAGGGTTGCTCAGCGACACCATGCACGGTCCGCCGGTGCACCCACCGATTCCCGATGGCGTGTGGACGCCGTTTGCCGGATGGGACAAATGGAACACGCCCAAGACCGACGATGGCAATCGTTATCGCCGTTCGATCTACACCTACACCAAACGCAGCATTCCATTCCCGATGTTTGCCGCGTTCGATGCTCCTTCGCGTGAGTTCTGCACGCCTCGTCGTTTGCGATCCAACACACCCATCCAAGCGTTGATGACGTTGAACGATCAAACGTTCGCGGAATGTGCTGCGGCGTTTGCCGAAAGAATGCGTGACGAGTCCGAGGCTGTTTCCGACCAGATCCGATCGGGTTTTGAACGAGCCACCTGTCGTGAGCCTTCGGCAGAGGAGCTGACAGAACTGGTCCAGCTCCACCAACAAATTGAAGAACTGAAAACCGGCGATCCGCTGGCGATGGTTGCCAACGTGCTTTTGAATCTCGATGAGGTTTTGACCAAATGA
- a CDS encoding DUF1501 domain-containing protein — MNLNSIQPTAAQGRRRSLGQELAAQTLNHHTRRHFLRDSTVGLGALWMAMQNQANARNAVVPEHSANNPLSPLAPPMPAKVKRVIFLHMIGAPSQLELFDYKPTLKELDGKDCPQSFLEGKRFAFIQGTPKMLGPQYPFQQHGDSGAWVSDRMPHLAKQVDDICFIKSMQTDQFNHGPAQLMVHTGQSRMGYPSIGSWVTWGLGSENEDLPGYMVLLSGGRLPRVGKALWSSGFLPSVYQGVQCRSKGDPVLNISDPEGTTRQARRAMLDSLNRLNQTSHETFGDPETITRIAQYEMAFRMQTAVPDAMDISKEPQHVLDMYGAEPGKESFANNCLLARRLAQQGVRFIQLYDWGWDSHGAGKNEALNEGFKDKCKQVDQPTSALLADLKANGMLDDTLVIWSGEFGRTPMRENRGGTEMTYIGRDHNPSAFTLWMAGAGVKGGFSYGESDEVGYNAAVNPVHLRDFHATLLHLLGFEHESLYYPFQGLNQKLTGVKPARVIDDILA, encoded by the coding sequence ATGAATCTGAACTCTATCCAACCAACCGCCGCTCAAGGTCGCCGTCGTTCGCTCGGTCAAGAATTGGCCGCCCAAACGCTGAATCACCATACCCGCCGACACTTCCTTCGTGACTCCACCGTCGGTTTGGGTGCGTTGTGGATGGCCATGCAAAATCAGGCCAACGCGAGAAACGCCGTTGTGCCTGAGCATTCCGCCAACAATCCACTCAGTCCGCTGGCACCGCCGATGCCGGCGAAGGTTAAACGAGTGATCTTCCTGCATATGATCGGTGCACCGAGTCAGCTGGAACTGTTTGACTACAAGCCGACGTTGAAAGAACTGGACGGCAAGGACTGCCCGCAATCGTTCTTGGAAGGCAAACGATTCGCCTTCATTCAAGGCACGCCAAAGATGCTTGGCCCGCAATACCCGTTCCAGCAACACGGTGATTCGGGGGCCTGGGTGTCCGACCGCATGCCGCACTTGGCGAAGCAAGTCGATGACATCTGCTTCATCAAATCCATGCAGACCGATCAGTTCAATCACGGCCCGGCTCAGTTGATGGTGCACACCGGCCAATCGCGAATGGGCTACCCATCGATTGGGTCTTGGGTGACGTGGGGATTGGGTAGCGAGAACGAAGACCTTCCCGGCTACATGGTTTTGTTGTCAGGCGGTCGTCTGCCTCGTGTTGGCAAGGCACTTTGGAGTTCAGGCTTCTTGCCTTCGGTTTACCAAGGCGTCCAGTGCCGATCCAAAGGCGATCCGGTTTTGAACATTTCCGATCCCGAAGGCACAACCCGTCAAGCTCGACGTGCCATGCTGGATTCGCTGAATCGTCTCAACCAAACTTCGCACGAAACGTTTGGTGATCCGGAAACGATCACTCGCATCGCGCAGTACGAAATGGCTTTCCGAATGCAAACGGCGGTTCCGGATGCAATGGACATTAGCAAAGAGCCTCAGCATGTTCTGGACATGTACGGTGCGGAACCTGGCAAGGAATCCTTTGCGAACAACTGTTTGCTGGCTCGTCGATTGGCACAGCAAGGCGTGCGTTTCATCCAGCTTTACGACTGGGGTTGGGACTCGCACGGTGCCGGCAAGAACGAAGCGTTGAATGAAGGCTTCAAAGACAAATGCAAACAAGTCGACCAACCCACATCGGCATTGCTGGCAGATTTGAAAGCCAATGGCATGCTGGATGACACGTTGGTGATCTGGAGTGGCGAGTTTGGACGGACACCGATGCGGGAAAACCGTGGCGGAACGGAGATGACCTATATCGGTCGCGATCACAACCCTTCCGCGTTCACGCTCTGGATGGCGGGTGCGGGAGTCAAAGGCGGTTTCTCCTACGGCGAATCAGACGAAGTCGGCTACAACGCCGCGGTGAATCCCGTTCACCTGCGTGACTTCCATGCCACGCTGCTTCACCTGTTGGGATTCGAACACGAGAGCCTCTACTATCCGTTCCAAGGTTTGAATCAAAAACTCACGGGAGTTAAACCGGCGCGAGTGATTGACGACATCCTTGCCTAG
- a CDS encoding sulfatase family protein has translation MATATKVNQAVLIGASSHVLGFVCFAAIVCGAVLPRACAERPNIVMVLTDDQAPWAFGEAVRAGQFDGVPVPSTPNMDRLAKEGAVFRNFFCTTPVCSPARAALMTGRYASQLGITDFIPQPGHKLFVPGEDVFLNGDETVTIAEMLQHRGYRTGLIGKWHLGDWTDSNDASRHPTSHGFDYFMGLTGGGTSPKDPELEKDGKVQRMDGLTIDLLTHEGIEFVKRNSDRPFFLCLSTRAPHGPWLPVAPEDLEPYQSTDVAIPSYPGLDEKSIRKKIKEYLASTTGVDRNLGKLLATIDELQLRENTVVVFTSDHGFNMGHNGIWHKGNGIWATKQKPPGETHHGTRVISDKYRPNLYDLSLRVPTIIRWPGVIEPETVIIDTATHLDWFPTFADIAGGSNVLSSLPGRSLTSVMRGQTPSGWEQGFYSEYKMVHYAQATLRGYRTPQYKLIRDTLNAGRDEFYDLRSDPGESNNLIASQDPAIRKAIDQLDAKLAAGPH, from the coding sequence ATGGCAACAGCAACGAAAGTTAACCAAGCGGTGCTCATCGGTGCATCGAGTCACGTGCTCGGGTTCGTGTGCTTCGCGGCGATCGTCTGTGGCGCTGTGTTGCCTCGTGCGTGCGCGGAACGACCGAACATCGTCATGGTGCTCACGGACGATCAGGCACCCTGGGCTTTTGGCGAAGCGGTCCGCGCGGGGCAGTTTGACGGCGTGCCCGTTCCATCGACCCCCAACATGGACCGCTTGGCAAAAGAAGGTGCCGTCTTTCGCAATTTCTTTTGCACGACGCCGGTTTGCAGTCCCGCTCGCGCCGCTTTGATGACCGGGCGTTACGCCAGCCAATTGGGCATCACCGACTTCATTCCGCAACCGGGACACAAGCTGTTCGTTCCTGGCGAGGACGTTTTCTTGAACGGCGACGAAACCGTCACCATCGCGGAGATGTTGCAGCACCGTGGGTATCGAACGGGATTGATCGGCAAGTGGCACCTGGGTGATTGGACGGACAGCAACGACGCGAGTCGGCACCCAACCAGTCATGGCTTTGACTACTTCATGGGACTGACCGGCGGCGGGACGTCGCCGAAAGATCCTGAATTGGAAAAAGACGGCAAGGTCCAGCGAATGGACGGCCTGACGATCGATTTGTTGACCCACGAAGGCATCGAGTTCGTGAAGCGAAACTCGGACCGGCCGTTCTTTTTATGCCTGTCGACGCGAGCCCCGCATGGGCCGTGGTTGCCGGTGGCCCCGGAGGATTTGGAACCCTATCAATCGACGGACGTTGCCATTCCGAGCTATCCAGGTTTGGATGAGAAGTCCATACGAAAGAAGATTAAGGAATACCTGGCAAGCACGACAGGCGTGGACCGCAATCTAGGAAAACTGCTCGCGACGATCGATGAGTTGCAATTGCGTGAGAACACGGTCGTTGTCTTCACGTCCGATCACGGTTTCAACATGGGCCACAACGGGATCTGGCACAAAGGCAACGGGATATGGGCGACGAAGCAGAAGCCGCCGGGCGAGACCCATCATGGGACGCGAGTCATCTCGGACAAATACCGTCCCAACTTGTACGATTTGTCACTTCGCGTCCCCACGATCATTCGCTGGCCCGGCGTGATCGAACCTGAGACGGTGATCATCGACACCGCAACGCATCTGGATTGGTTCCCAACGTTTGCCGACATCGCCGGCGGTTCCAACGTGTTGTCATCGCTTCCCGGTCGCAGCCTCACTTCGGTGATGCGAGGTCAAACGCCAAGCGGATGGGAACAAGGCTTCTACAGTGAATACAAAATGGTTCACTATGCTCAAGCGACTTTGCGGGGCTATCGCACTCCGCAGTACAAGCTCATTCGAGACACGCTCAACGCGGGACGCGATGAGTTCTATGACCTGCGATCGGATCCGGGGGAGAGCAACAATTTGATTGCGAGCCAAGACCCCGCGATTCGAAAAGCCATTGACCAATTGGACGCGAAGCTCGCCGCTGGTCCGCATTGA
- a CDS encoding tetratricopeptide repeat protein — MSRREKIEAMLVDDPTDTFLRYSLAMEYRSEGDHETSLVKLRELFTDDPPYVPAFFMAAQQLVDLGRIDEARSILRDGIDQARSQNDAHAAAEMSELLSSLGAFGEEDDL; from the coding sequence ATGTCACGACGAGAAAAGATCGAAGCGATGTTGGTGGACGACCCAACGGACACATTTTTGCGTTATTCGCTGGCCATGGAATATCGCTCGGAGGGCGACCATGAAACGAGCTTGGTGAAACTGCGAGAGCTGTTCACGGATGATCCGCCGTACGTTCCCGCGTTCTTCATGGCGGCCCAGCAATTGGTGGACTTGGGACGGATCGATGAAGCACGTTCGATTCTTCGCGATGGAATCGACCAGGCGCGATCGCAAAACGACGCTCATGCGGCGGCGGAGATGAGCGAACTGCTTTCGTCGTTGGGTGCCTTCGGCGAAGAAGACGATTTGTAA